One Streptomyces sp. NBC_01217 genomic region harbors:
- a CDS encoding ricin-type beta-trefoil lectin domain protein — protein sequence MRRTRHRLRCTVAAAAAMAAALGGMAAATGPAGAADRSGTTTTASTPLPPELEAVRAAEATRLYGDPAERPLADRRTALISLGDSEISGEGVGTYEAGTNGPDNWCHRSPDSAIHRTGIPADVTYNVSCSGAYTGNIVIGGSKQYADELVQSDSLAIKARNTRIKMIVLVAGANDDLQFGPVMTDCVERWILLQGACRPKYEGGWQARIDGLVPKVERTVRDLRTVMSDAGYANGDYKLVVMGYPSPIGPDIYDNPDFPGKLPGGCAGYDSDAAWGRNVAVPAFERGMRKAAAETGAVYLDNSRLFHGHEVCSESTWARGLYIDLSHFPPDSNSVRQSFHPNARGHAAFASCLTQIYDSALREASCADPASTGQPVLQPAAWDDVFKPLKNEATGTCVDVPASVTRNDTGITGWDCHGGRNQGWWYDSGTKTIRTELSHDRCLDVPGADYRAGAALIVWNCSGAVNQQFVRQSGTLRPAASTGLCLTLAAAKDPLRLQSCDGSAKQRFA from the coding sequence ATGAGGCGCACCAGGCACAGACTCCGCTGTACGGTCGCGGCCGCCGCGGCCATGGCGGCGGCATTGGGCGGGATGGCCGCAGCCACGGGACCGGCGGGCGCGGCGGACCGGTCCGGTACCACCACTACCGCATCCACCCCCCTGCCGCCCGAACTGGAGGCCGTCCGCGCCGCCGAAGCCACCCGGCTGTACGGCGACCCGGCCGAGCGCCCGCTCGCCGACCGCAGGACCGCGCTGATCTCGCTCGGCGACAGCGAGATCTCCGGCGAGGGCGTCGGCACGTACGAGGCGGGCACGAACGGCCCCGACAACTGGTGCCACCGCTCGCCCGACTCCGCCATCCACCGCACGGGCATCCCGGCCGACGTCACGTACAACGTCTCCTGCTCCGGCGCGTACACCGGCAACATCGTGATCGGCGGATCGAAGCAGTACGCCGACGAACTCGTGCAGAGCGACAGCCTCGCCATCAAGGCCCGCAACACCCGGATCAAGATGATCGTGCTGGTGGCGGGGGCCAACGACGACCTCCAGTTCGGCCCGGTCATGACGGACTGCGTCGAGCGCTGGATCCTCCTCCAGGGCGCGTGCCGGCCGAAGTACGAGGGCGGCTGGCAGGCGCGCATCGACGGACTCGTCCCCAAGGTCGAGAGGACGGTGCGCGACCTGCGGACCGTCATGTCCGACGCCGGATACGCCAACGGCGACTACAAGCTCGTGGTCATGGGCTACCCGAGCCCCATCGGCCCGGACATCTACGACAACCCCGATTTCCCCGGCAAGCTTCCCGGCGGCTGCGCCGGATACGACTCCGACGCGGCCTGGGGCCGCAACGTCGCGGTCCCCGCCTTCGAGCGCGGGATGCGCAAGGCCGCGGCCGAGACCGGAGCCGTCTACCTCGACAACTCCCGGCTCTTCCACGGCCACGAGGTCTGCAGCGAGTCCACCTGGGCCCGCGGCCTCTACATCGACCTGTCGCACTTCCCGCCGGACTCCAACTCCGTACGGCAGTCCTTCCACCCGAACGCGCGCGGCCACGCCGCCTTCGCCTCCTGCCTGACCCAGATCTACGACTCCGCTCTGCGCGAGGCGAGCTGCGCCGACCCGGCGAGCACGGGACAGCCGGTGCTCCAGCCCGCCGCGTGGGACGACGTCTTCAAGCCCCTGAAGAACGAGGCCACGGGCACCTGCGTGGACGTCCCCGCGTCCGTGACCCGCAACGACACCGGGATCACCGGCTGGGACTGCCACGGCGGCCGCAACCAGGGCTGGTGGTACGACTCCGGCACGAAGACGATCCGTACGGAACTGAGCCACGACCGGTGCCTGGACGTGCCGGGCGCCGACTACCGGGCGGGCGCCGCGCTCATCGTGTGGAACTGCTCGGGCGCGGTCAACCAGCAGTTCGTCAGGCAGTCGGGCACCCTGCGCCCGGCGGCCTCCACCGGGCTGTGCCTTACGCTCGCGGCGGCCAAGGACCCGCTGAGGCTGCAGAGCTGCGACGGCAGCGCGAAGCAGCGGTTCGCTTGA
- a CDS encoding M18 family aminopeptidase, which produces MTPLPHRSHADDLLSFIRASPSPYHAVASAAQRLEKAGFRELRGTDDWTGTTGGSFVVRAGALIAWYVPEGAPAHTPFRIVGTHTDSPNLRVKPSPDTGSAGWRQIAVEIYGGVPLNTWLDRDLGISGRLALRGPGGGVESRLVQIDEPLLRVPQLAIHLDRTVNEGLALDRQRHLAPLWALGEPEEGALLRRVAAAADVGQDEVLGWDLMLHDVQPPGYLGADREFVVSARLDNLVSVHAGVTALAAAATAADEPSYIPVLAAFDHEEVGSGSETGAQSPLLERILGRSVTARGGSSEDFSRALAGAFCVSADMAHAVHPNYAERHDPGHRPLPGGGPTVKVNVNQRYATDSTGMAVFAAACERAGAPWQPFVSNNAMPCGTSIGPLTAARLGIPTVDVGVPGLSMHSARELCGADDPGHLAAVLGAFMTSG; this is translated from the coding sequence ATGACGCCGCTTCCCCACCGCAGCCACGCCGACGACCTGCTGTCCTTCATCAGGGCCAGCCCCTCCCCGTACCACGCCGTGGCGAGCGCCGCCCAGCGCCTGGAGAAGGCCGGCTTCCGTGAACTGCGCGGCACGGACGACTGGACGGGCACGACCGGCGGCAGCTTCGTCGTCCGCGCCGGTGCCCTGATCGCCTGGTACGTCCCCGAGGGCGCACCCGCGCACACCCCCTTCCGGATCGTCGGCACCCACACGGACTCCCCGAACCTGCGGGTCAAACCCAGCCCCGACACCGGGTCCGCCGGCTGGCGGCAGATCGCCGTGGAGATCTACGGCGGCGTTCCGCTGAACACCTGGCTCGACCGCGACCTGGGCATCTCGGGACGGCTCGCGCTGCGCGGCCCCGGCGGCGGGGTCGAGTCCCGGCTCGTCCAGATCGACGAACCGCTGTTGCGGGTGCCCCAGTTGGCCATCCATCTGGACCGCACGGTCAACGAGGGGCTCGCCCTCGACCGGCAGCGCCATCTCGCCCCGCTGTGGGCGCTCGGGGAGCCCGAGGAGGGTGCGCTGCTGCGCAGGGTCGCGGCGGCCGCGGACGTCGGCCAGGACGAGGTCCTCGGCTGGGACCTGATGCTCCATGACGTACAGCCGCCCGGATACCTCGGCGCTGACCGGGAGTTCGTGGTGTCGGCGCGACTGGACAACCTGGTGTCGGTGCATGCGGGCGTGACGGCCCTGGCGGCTGCGGCGACCGCGGCCGACGAGCCCTCGTACATCCCCGTACTCGCGGCCTTCGACCACGAGGAGGTCGGCAGCGGTTCGGAGACGGGTGCGCAGAGCCCTCTGCTGGAGCGGATACTCGGCCGTTCGGTCACCGCGCGCGGCGGCAGCTCCGAGGACTTCTCGCGCGCCCTGGCCGGCGCCTTCTGCGTCTCCGCCGACATGGCGCACGCGGTACATCCCAACTACGCGGAACGGCACGATCCGGGTCACCGTCCGCTGCCGGGCGGGGGCCCCACCGTCAAGGTCAACGTCAATCAGCGGTACGCCACCGACAGCACCGGCATGGCGGTCTTCGCGGCGGCGTGCGAGCGGGCGGGCGCGCCGTGGCAGCCGTTCGTCTCCAACAACGCGATGCCGTGCGGTACGTCCATCGGCCCGCTCACCGCGGCCCGGCTGGGTATCCCGACGGTCGACGTGGGGGTGCCGGGGCTGTCCATGCACTCGGCGCGCGAGCTGTGCGGGGCCGACGACCCCGGTCATCTGGCCGCCGTCCTGGGCGCGTTCATGACGTCCGGCTGA
- a CDS encoding class II fumarate hydratase has product MDESQAAAHTHADGTDFRIEHDSMGEVRVPADAKWRAQTQRAVENFPVSGQRLERAHIEALARIKAAAAKVNAELKVLEPDIALAIRAAADEVAEGSWDDHFPIDVFQTGSGTSSNMNTNEVVATLATERLGREVHPNDHVNASQSSNDVFPSSIHIAATAAVTGELIPALDHLAAALERKSAEFATVVKSGRTHLMDATPVTLGQEFGGYAAQIRYGVERLRASLPRLAELPLGGTAVGTGINTPPGFSAAVIAEVARATGLPLTEARDHFEAQGARDGLVETSGQLRTVAVSLTKISNDLRWMASGPRTGLAEISLPDLQPGSSIMPGKVNPVIPEAVLMVAAQVMGNDATVAVAGAAGNFELNVMLPVIAKNLLESVRLLANASRLLADRTVDGITANVERAREYAESSPSVVTPLNKYIGYEEAAKVAKKSLAERRTIREVVLDSGYVERGDLTVEQLDEALDVLRMTHP; this is encoded by the coding sequence ATGGACGAGTCACAGGCCGCCGCACACACACACGCGGACGGTACGGATTTCCGCATCGAGCACGATTCGATGGGTGAGGTGAGGGTGCCCGCGGACGCGAAGTGGCGGGCCCAGACGCAGCGCGCGGTGGAGAACTTCCCGGTCTCCGGGCAGCGCCTGGAGCGGGCCCACATCGAGGCCCTGGCCAGGATCAAGGCGGCCGCGGCCAAGGTGAACGCCGAGCTGAAGGTCCTCGAACCGGACATCGCGCTGGCCATCCGGGCGGCCGCCGACGAGGTCGCCGAGGGCAGCTGGGACGACCACTTCCCCATCGACGTCTTCCAGACCGGGTCCGGCACCTCGTCCAACATGAACACCAACGAGGTCGTGGCCACCCTCGCCACCGAGCGCCTGGGCCGCGAGGTCCACCCCAACGACCACGTCAACGCCTCGCAGTCGTCCAACGACGTCTTCCCGTCCTCCATCCACATCGCCGCGACCGCGGCCGTCACCGGCGAGCTGATCCCGGCGCTGGACCATCTGGCGGCCGCCCTGGAGCGCAAGTCCGCCGAGTTCGCGACGGTCGTGAAGTCGGGGCGTACGCATCTGATGGACGCCACGCCCGTCACCCTGGGCCAGGAGTTCGGCGGCTACGCGGCGCAGATCCGGTACGGAGTCGAGCGGCTGCGCGCCTCCCTGCCCCGCCTCGCCGAGCTGCCGCTGGGCGGCACGGCCGTCGGCACCGGCATCAACACCCCGCCCGGCTTCTCCGCCGCCGTCATCGCCGAGGTCGCCCGCGCCACCGGGCTGCCGCTCACCGAGGCCAGGGACCACTTCGAGGCGCAGGGCGCGCGGGACGGGCTCGTGGAGACATCGGGCCAGCTCCGTACCGTCGCCGTCTCGCTCACCAAGATCTCCAACGATCTGCGCTGGATGGCGTCCGGGCCGCGCACGGGTTTGGCCGAGATCAGTCTTCCCGACCTCCAGCCGGGCTCGTCGATCATGCCGGGGAAGGTGAATCCGGTCATTCCGGAGGCCGTCCTGATGGTCGCGGCCCAGGTGATGGGGAACGACGCGACGGTCGCCGTCGCGGGCGCCGCGGGCAACTTCGAGCTGAATGTGATGCTTCCGGTCATCGCGAAGAATCTGCTGGAGTCGGTGCGGCTGCTGGCCAATGCCTCCCGGCTGCTCGCGGACCGCACGGTCGACGGGATCACCGCGAACGTCGAGCGGGCCAGGGAGTACGCGGAGTCCTCGCCGTCCGTCGTCACCCCGCTGAACAAGTACATCGGTTACGAGGAGGCTGCGAAGGTCGCCAAGAAGTCCCTGGCCGAGCGCAGGACGATCCGCGAGGTGGTCCTGGACTCGGGATATGTCGAGCGCGGCGACCTCACGGTGGAGCAGCTCGACGAGGCGCTGGACGTACTGCGCATGACCCATCCATGA
- a CDS encoding LuxR C-terminal-related transcriptional regulator, producing MKDDHFGPRVCDCRESSPDRACDTALAVYRRALTVGSLPAGEVPRCLSTLRLMVEDRGSPGRLIPVPPETASFDALGPIEEAIARQRRTLRSTRAALAVFEGLYADVHRLEQPALTRLTGAAVIGKALDAGVAGCHEEVRTAHPGGGRPAHVLEESLPRDLRNLRRGIRQRTIYQHTVRSDRTTLAYIERVTTEGAEVRTLSEVVDRIIVFDRNLAFVPYSDEPYNALRIQHPALVRFLVRHFDEAWARSVPVRPERVPLRTPVVTSDLQRTILQAVVGGETDESIARRLGMSRRSVAEHVRRVSEQLGSNSRAQLGYLVATSGLLEA from the coding sequence GTGAAGGACGATCATTTTGGTCCACGGGTGTGTGATTGCCGCGAATCATCACCGGACCGTGCCTGCGACACGGCCCTCGCGGTCTACCGGCGCGCGCTCACGGTCGGATCCCTTCCGGCGGGCGAGGTGCCCCGCTGCCTGAGCACCCTGCGTCTGATGGTGGAGGACCGCGGCTCACCGGGCCGACTCATACCCGTACCGCCGGAGACCGCCTCGTTCGACGCGCTCGGGCCCATCGAGGAGGCGATCGCCCGCCAGCGCCGCACACTGCGCTCGACCCGTGCCGCGCTCGCCGTGTTCGAGGGTCTGTACGCCGATGTGCACCGGCTCGAACAGCCCGCCCTCACCCGGCTCACCGGCGCGGCCGTCATCGGCAAGGCGCTCGACGCGGGCGTCGCGGGCTGCCACGAGGAGGTCCGCACCGCCCACCCGGGCGGCGGCCGCCCCGCGCACGTACTGGAGGAGTCGCTGCCCCGGGACCTGCGCAATCTGAGGCGGGGCATCCGGCAGCGGACGATCTACCAGCACACCGTCCGCTCGGACCGTACGACGCTCGCGTACATCGAGCGGGTGACCACCGAGGGTGCCGAGGTCAGAACGCTCTCCGAGGTCGTCGACCGGATCATCGTCTTCGACCGGAACCTCGCGTTCGTCCCGTACTCCGACGAGCCGTACAACGCCCTGCGCATCCAGCATCCGGCGCTGGTCCGCTTCCTGGTCCGGCACTTCGACGAGGCCTGGGCCCGCTCGGTCCCGGTCCGCCCGGAACGCGTACCGCTGCGTACCCCGGTCGTCACCTCCGACCTGCAGCGGACCATCCTGCAGGCGGTCGTGGGCGGCGAGACCGACGAGTCGATCGCCCGCCGGCTCGGGATGAGCCGCCGCAGCGTCGCCGAGCACGTGCGGCGGGTGTCGGAGCAGCTGGGCAGCAACAGCCGCGCCCAACTCGGCTACCTGGTCGCGACGTCGGGCCTGCTGGAGGCATGA
- a CDS encoding SpoIIE family protein phosphatase has protein sequence MTEHPTSHEGRQPLAARSQERARPRQQDAGPAKTPAAAAIPGPAAVPGASPAASAANPGPAGLDPQAAVRREGDRLRFVGAATRRIARGIDLDEIVLGLCRASVPTFSDAILVYLRDPLPVGDERPVSPFVLRLRRSDRLRLNEEETETSSEIERLRLPAIDPHGDLPPAAELCEVRSGGALAEVLRGVRPVFGDSAAARAALPELLGAGRTVPTGHRAVLAPLRGRRRVIGAAVFLRGAERPPFEANDLLVAAQLATHTALGIDKAVLYGREAYIADELQRTMLPDSLPQPTGVRLASRYLPAAETARVGGDWYDAIPLPGSRVALVVGDVMGHSMTSAAIMGQLRTTAQTLAGLDLPPQEVLHHLDEQAQRLGSDRMATCLYAVYDPVAHRITIANAGHPPPVLLHLGGRAEVLRVPPGAPIGVGGVDFEAVELDAPSGATLLLYTDGLVESRLRDVWTGIEQLRERLAATARLTGPDHSPPLEALCDDVLDMLGPGDRDDDIALLAARFDGIAPSDVAFWHLDPEETAPGQARRLARRALSRWGLDDLSDSMELLVSEVVTNAVRYAERPVTLRLLRTDILRCEVGDDAPQLPRQRRARDMDEGGRGLFLVNRLARRWGATRLSTGKVVWFEMPTRGQ, from the coding sequence GTGACGGAGCATCCCACCTCCCACGAAGGCCGGCAGCCTCTCGCCGCCAGGTCGCAGGAACGCGCGCGGCCGCGGCAGCAGGACGCCGGGCCGGCGAAGACCCCTGCCGCCGCCGCGATCCCCGGCCCGGCCGCGGTGCCGGGGGCGAGTCCGGCGGCCTCGGCGGCGAACCCCGGCCCGGCAGGACTCGACCCGCAGGCCGCGGTCCGTCGCGAGGGCGACCGGCTGCGTTTCGTGGGCGCCGCCACCCGGCGGATCGCCCGCGGCATAGACCTGGACGAGATCGTGCTGGGCCTGTGCCGGGCCAGCGTGCCGACGTTCTCCGACGCCATACTGGTCTACCTCCGCGACCCGCTCCCGGTCGGCGACGAGCGGCCGGTCTCCCCTTTCGTGCTGCGGCTGCGCCGCTCGGACCGGCTGCGTTTAAACGAGGAGGAGACCGAGACCTCGTCGGAGATCGAGCGGCTGCGGCTGCCCGCCATCGATCCGCACGGCGATCTGCCTCCGGCGGCCGAGCTGTGCGAGGTCCGCTCGGGCGGTGCGCTCGCCGAGGTGCTGCGCGGTGTGCGGCCGGTCTTCGGGGACTCCGCCGCGGCCCGTGCCGCGCTGCCCGAGCTGCTCGGCGCCGGCCGGACCGTACCCACCGGACACCGGGCCGTCCTCGCCCCGCTGCGCGGCCGGCGACGGGTGATCGGCGCCGCCGTCTTCCTGCGCGGGGCCGAGCGGCCGCCCTTCGAAGCCAATGACCTGCTGGTCGCGGCCCAGCTGGCGACGCACACCGCGCTCGGCATCGACAAGGCCGTGCTGTACGGACGCGAGGCGTACATCGCGGACGAGCTGCAGCGCACCATGCTGCCCGACTCGCTGCCGCAGCCGACCGGCGTCCGGCTCGCCTCCCGCTATCTCCCGGCCGCCGAGACGGCCCGGGTCGGCGGCGACTGGTACGACGCGATCCCGCTGCCCGGGAGCAGGGTCGCCCTGGTCGTCGGTGACGTCATGGGTCACTCCATGACGTCCGCGGCGATCATGGGCCAGCTGCGTACGACCGCACAGACCCTCGCCGGGCTCGACCTGCCCCCGCAGGAGGTGCTGCACCACCTGGACGAGCAGGCGCAGCGGCTCGGCAGCGACCGCATGGCGACCTGCCTGTACGCGGTGTACGACCCCGTCGCGCACCGCATCACCATCGCCAACGCCGGGCATCCGCCGCCCGTCCTGCTGCATCTGGGCGGCCGCGCGGAAGTGCTGCGGGTGCCGCCGGGCGCCCCGATCGGCGTCGGCGGGGTGGACTTCGAGGCCGTCGAGCTGGACGCGCCCTCGGGCGCCACGCTCCTGCTGTACACCGACGGTCTGGTGGAGTCCCGGCTGCGGGACGTCTGGACCGGCATCGAGCAGCTGCGCGAGCGGCTCGCCGCCACCGCCCGGCTGACCGGCCCCGACCACTCGCCTCCGCTGGAGGCCCTGTGCGACGACGTCCTGGACATGCTCGGGCCGGGCGACCGGGACGACGACATCGCGCTGCTGGCCGCCAGGTTCGACGGGATCGCGCCCAGTGATGTCGCGTTCTGGCACCTGGATCCGGAGGAGACCGCTCCGGGCCAGGCCCGCAGGCTGGCCCGGCGGGCGCTGAGCCGCTGGGGGCTCGATGATCTCTCTGACTCGATGGAGCTGCTGGTCAGCGAGGTGGTGACCAATGCGGTGCGTTATGCGGAGCGGCCGGTGACGCTGCGGCTGCTGCGTACCGACATCCTGCGCTGCGAGGTCGGCGACGACGCCCCGCAGCTGCCCCGGCAGCGCCGGGCCCGGGACATGGACGAGGGCGGCCGCGGTCTGTTCCTCGTGAACCGGCTGGCCAGACGGTGGGGGGCGACGCGTCTGTCGACCGGCAAGGTGGTCTGGTTCGAGATGCCGACGCGGGGGCAGTAG
- the fomD gene encoding cytidylyl-2-hydroxypropylphosphonate hydrolase, with product MAGTGYIEHWAPGDQILWRYRGNGPLRRDAAPDRAPGPVHICRPVTVVQDTDELLAVWVAPGTECVKPVLANGTEVHAEPLATRYTAPRTTARAPWLGNGVLKLARPGEPWSVWLFWETGWQFRSWYVNLEEPRTRWAGGIDSEDHFLDISVYPDRSWVWRDEDEFAQAQRVGLMAPRTAQRVREAGLAAVEVIRDWGAPFRDGWEDWRPDPRWRVPALPDDWDRTPSHMPS from the coding sequence ATGGCAGGTACCGGATACATCGAGCACTGGGCGCCGGGCGATCAGATCCTGTGGCGCTACCGCGGCAACGGCCCGCTGCGGCGGGACGCCGCGCCGGACCGGGCCCCGGGCCCGGTCCACATCTGCCGCCCCGTCACGGTCGTCCAGGACACCGACGAGCTGCTCGCCGTATGGGTGGCTCCCGGCACCGAGTGCGTGAAGCCGGTCCTGGCGAACGGCACCGAGGTGCACGCCGAGCCGCTCGCCACCCGCTACACCGCCCCGCGCACCACCGCCCGCGCGCCCTGGCTCGGCAACGGCGTTCTCAAACTCGCCCGTCCCGGTGAACCCTGGTCGGTCTGGCTGTTCTGGGAGACCGGCTGGCAGTTCCGCAGCTGGTACGTGAACCTGGAGGAACCGCGCACCCGCTGGGCGGGCGGCATCGACTCCGAGGATCACTTTCTCGACATCTCCGTGTACCCGGACCGCAGCTGGGTCTGGCGCGACGAGGACGAGTTCGCCCAGGCGCAGCGGGTCGGTCTGATGGCCCCGCGGACCGCACAGCGGGTGCGGGAGGCGGGCCTCGCGGCCGTCGAGGTGATCCGCGACTGGGGCGCGCCGTTCCGGGACGGCTGGGAGGACTGGCGGCCCGATCCGCGCTGGCGGGTTCCCGCGCTGCCGGATGACTGGGACCGTACCCCCTCGCATATGCCGTCGTGA
- a CDS encoding catalase, with protein MPEESKTKNTPYTTNNAGIPVESDEHSLTVGSDGPILLQDHYLIEKMAQFNRERVPERVVHAKGSGAYGIFQVTNDVSQFTKADLFQPGKQTAMLARFSTVAGEQGSPDTWRDPRGFALKFYTEHGNYDMVGNNTPVFFVRDPMKFQDFIRSQKRRPESGLRDNDMQWDFWTLSPESAHMVTWLMGDRGIPKTYRNMNGYSSHTYMWVNAGGERFWVKYRFKTDQGIDFYPQAEADEIAGSDGDVHRRDLFESIKRGDHPSWTLYVQIMPFDAAPDYRFNPFDLTKVWPHGDYPEIEVGRMTLNENPEDFFVHIEQASFEPSNLVPGIGPSPDKMLLGRLFSYPDTHRYRIGPNYAQLPPNRPRFGRNSYAKDGPMRYEPTRTGAVYAPNSYGGPAADTERFGDPAGWATAGEMVHEAYKLHSEDDDWGQPGTMVRNVLDDAARDRLVSNISGHLQNGVSAPVLERALQYWRNVDKDLGDRIAKKVNGG; from the coding sequence GTGCCCGAGGAATCGAAGACCAAGAACACCCCCTACACCACGAACAACGCCGGAATCCCGGTGGAGAGCGATGAACACTCGCTCACCGTCGGATCCGACGGTCCGATCCTGCTCCAGGACCACTACCTCATCGAGAAGATGGCCCAGTTCAACCGTGAACGGGTCCCCGAGCGGGTGGTGCACGCCAAGGGCTCCGGCGCCTACGGCATTTTCCAGGTGACCAACGACGTCAGCCAGTTCACCAAGGCGGACCTCTTCCAGCCGGGCAAGCAGACCGCGATGCTGGCCCGCTTCTCCACGGTCGCCGGTGAACAGGGCTCCCCCGACACCTGGCGAGACCCCCGTGGGTTCGCCCTGAAGTTCTACACGGAGCACGGCAACTACGACATGGTCGGCAACAACACGCCGGTCTTCTTCGTGCGCGACCCGATGAAGTTCCAGGACTTCATCCGCTCGCAGAAGCGCCGCCCGGAAAGCGGCCTGCGCGACAACGACATGCAGTGGGACTTCTGGACGCTCTCCCCCGAGTCCGCGCACATGGTCACCTGGCTCATGGGTGACCGCGGCATCCCGAAGACGTACCGCAACATGAACGGCTACAGCTCGCACACCTATATGTGGGTGAACGCGGGCGGCGAGAGGTTCTGGGTCAAGTACCGCTTCAAGACCGACCAGGGCATCGACTTCTACCCCCAGGCCGAGGCGGACGAGATCGCGGGCAGCGACGGCGACGTCCACCGCCGTGACCTCTTCGAGTCGATCAAGCGCGGTGACCACCCGAGCTGGACGCTGTATGTCCAGATCATGCCGTTCGACGCGGCTCCGGACTACCGGTTCAATCCCTTCGACCTCACCAAGGTGTGGCCGCACGGCGACTACCCGGAGATCGAAGTCGGCCGGATGACGCTCAACGAGAACCCGGAGGACTTCTTCGTCCACATCGAGCAGGCGTCCTTCGAGCCGTCGAACCTGGTGCCCGGCATCGGTCCGTCGCCCGACAAGATGCTGCTCGGCCGGCTCTTCTCGTACCCGGACACCCACCGTTACCGGATCGGCCCGAACTACGCGCAGCTTCCTCCGAACCGTCCGCGGTTCGGCCGGAACTCCTACGCGAAGGACGGCCCGATGCGGTACGAGCCGACCCGTACGGGAGCGGTCTACGCACCGAACTCGTACGGCGGTCCGGCCGCGGACACCGAGCGCTTCGGCGACCCTGCGGGCTGGGCCACGGCGGGCGAGATGGTCCACGAGGCGTACAAGCTGCACAGCGAGGACGACGACTGGGGCCAGCCGGGCACGATGGTCCGCAACGTGCTCGACGACGCGGCGCGCGATCGGCTGGTGTCGAACATTTCCGGCCATCTGCAGAACGGCGTGAGCGCCCCCGTCCTGGAGCGGGCTCTGCAGTACTGGCGCAACGTGGACAAGGACCTCGGCGACCGGATCGCCAAGAAGGTCAACGGCGGCTGA
- a CDS encoding MFS transporter, with product MVALNLFVYETTGRALAMGLFMAVRLGSGFLAGLAAGGLLARFTAKSLMLWTNVAQAAVMLLLVFAPQGMRTAALMAVSVVVGACGTLFMVSLRSSIPEMVGDERRSWANSLSITGRSLAMVAGFASAGVVVSLVGYTAAFVVDMATFVVCAVTVALLPIAGGGRKNGEDAQPKEPKEPKERRRVPGAFLRSAAVPALGLMVVLRGVDAFGSSSHNAALPVYSAGLDASHPAVFVSAFWCLWALGNVVAQQVIQRCIKRTGRSVGAVGFGYGTCLMSGAFILAFAGFPWAATAVIALVAGAADGLTEVSYTSHMQTLPADLRGHAFGLSATVENLGFGVGMILVAAALDSYSPLTVVAWSHGVAIVVAVVFLIRVAGSRKTETEAAPESEAAADASEQVR from the coding sequence ATGGTGGCGCTCAATCTGTTCGTCTACGAGACGACGGGCAGAGCGCTTGCGATGGGCCTGTTCATGGCCGTGCGCCTGGGGTCCGGATTTCTCGCCGGACTGGCCGCCGGTGGTCTGCTCGCCCGATTCACGGCCAAGAGCCTCATGCTGTGGACGAATGTGGCGCAGGCGGCGGTGATGCTGTTGCTGGTCTTCGCGCCGCAGGGGATGCGGACGGCCGCGCTGATGGCCGTTTCCGTGGTGGTCGGCGCCTGCGGAACGCTTTTCATGGTGTCGCTGCGCAGTTCCATTCCCGAGATGGTCGGTGACGAACGGCGCTCCTGGGCCAACTCCCTTTCCATTACGGGGCGTTCACTGGCAATGGTGGCCGGATTCGCCTCGGCGGGCGTGGTGGTCTCCCTGGTCGGCTACACCGCCGCGTTCGTGGTGGACATGGCCACCTTTGTGGTCTGTGCGGTAACGGTGGCCCTGCTGCCGATCGCGGGCGGAGGCAGGAAGAACGGGGAGGACGCCCAGCCGAAGGAACCGAAGGAACCGAAGGAACGGCGGCGGGTGCCGGGGGCGTTCCTCAGGTCGGCCGCCGTGCCCGCTCTCGGTCTGATGGTGGTGCTGCGGGGCGTGGACGCCTTCGGCTCGTCCTCCCACAACGCCGCGCTGCCGGTCTACTCCGCCGGGCTCGACGCCTCGCACCCCGCCGTGTTCGTCAGCGCGTTCTGGTGTCTGTGGGCGCTGGGCAACGTCGTCGCGCAACAGGTGATCCAGCGCTGCATCAAGCGCACCGGCCGGTCGGTGGGCGCGGTCGGATTCGGGTACGGCACGTGTCTGATGTCCGGGGCGTTCATTCTGGCGTTCGCCGGGTTCCCCTGGGCGGCAACCGCCGTGATCGCACTGGTCGCGGGGGCGGCCGACGGGCTCACGGAGGTCTCGTACACCTCGCACATGCAGACGCTCCCCGCCGATCTGCGCGGCCATGCGTTCGGGCTCTCCGCGACCGTGGAGAACCTCGGGTTCGGCGTCGGCATGATCCTGGTCGCGGCGGCGCTCGACAGCTACAGCCCGCTGACCGTCGTCGCCTGGTCGCACGGGGTGGCCATCGTGGTCGCCGTGGTGTTCCTGATCAGGGTGGCGGGGTCACGGAAGACGGAAACCGAAGCCGCCCCCGAATCCGAAGCCGCCGCCGACGCCAGTGAGCAGGTGCGGTGA